DNA sequence from the Pseudoliparis swirei isolate HS2019 ecotype Mariana Trench chromosome 6, NWPU_hadal_v1, whole genome shotgun sequence genome:
AGCAATATAaagtttcttatattttggaaaatcaaaaacagaagcataaagaaacaaaaatactAACATAGTATAATTTTCTCACTGTAAATCCAGTTGACAATAAAATGCAATACAAAAAGGCAATAAAATGCAATATAATACGCAACGGGTCTTTCCTTGGAGTCAACACCCAGGACCTTTGCTTCACACGAGAGGACCACTGCAAACATTCAACATGGGATCCATTTCCTCCCGGGTCATTTACTGCATGGTTTTCCATCAACATCATTTGATATGTTGGATGATGTCAGTCATCGTTCTCCCACTTTCTGCTGCTGTGGAAAAGTGTCACACACTTTCTATCGCCATGCAGGACACGCGAATCACACACCGACTGACCCTCGAGACAAGCTGTATCAACAGCCTCCAGCAtctcaaataataaaaaactcaaaaaggaaaatgaaaacaaaagcgATGTAAAGCCAATGTGGGGATGATTTCATTCACCGATGGGGATTCCCACGTCAAAGAAAAATCCAGAGGACCCTgacctctccctgtctctgaaTCATGCCAAACCGTCATACATTTTTGGTatataaaaaactaaactttCCATCTCCTCTTTCTACTCACTTTCTTTACTTTCACTATTCCACATTGCGATTCCTtcaacaaataaatcaaactccTTGACCTTTCCTGTGTTCTACAGGAAAGTCCTCTCTAACCTCATCACCTTTCCAAGCATCACTCTTTCACACGCTTTTCCTTCCCCCTCTGGCTATAAATCTCGACTcgcttgcctctctctctctctctctctcaaatgaAAACAATAGCTGGCTAATTGTGCTTCGTTGACATAAAGGACCAGTATACACAGCTGGAGGGCTGAGCACGCACCGCAGATCCCACCTGTGCTGAGTCGGGGCCGGGGCCGACATAGAGATCTCGAGCGCCGACACGTCTCCAGCCTTTGTCTGAAGAATTTGCTGAGTCATCAGCAGCCTAAACAAACAATCTTACTTCGCTGTTTTGAAGCGCTTCGGGTCAAATATGAACGAGTCCGACGATAGAAAAACCACCTTATGTGTCtttggtaataaaaaaaagaagagaaaattcTCTCACTAAACAGCCTGTTCCATCAGGTACACCCCTGCAATGTGAAACCTCCAAGGTTATAAGAGCCAGGCACATTCCAGGACTGTGAGCTGGTGTCTGCCCCATCTCCCTTCACTCACGGCCCCGCGAGGTGAGTCCCTCCAGACTTCTGGGGCTCCAACAAACCACCGAGACTGCTGACAAACCAAACTGTGGGCTTAAACACTGACAAAGAGCACAGAGGAGGTCTCTCTGAGGCATATCTGTGTGTGATTCTACGCGTGGAAGGAGCGGAGACCGTTTGATCTCAACCGTCTTGAGATTGACCTTTAAACCCCGAAACAAGTAAAGCTCGTCATCTGTTTGCTGAAGGCCCTGGGTCTCTctccacattcacaaacatatataaaaacaaaaaaaagcacaacTGGTGACAGGTTGGCCTGGCTTTTCCCTCCACTTTAAAGGAAATGAcatacataatttttttttttaatgaatcaaAAAAGGCACTTTCCTACATATTCCCTAGtatcatacacatatataggACATACGCTTTTATGAAGGTATATTTGCCCGCGTGTTTTACAAGCGCAGACACAGTTATATATGCTGAGTATATATATGTTCCTCATCACTGAGtcacataattatatatgtcAGATCCACACAAAGAGACAAGGAGCTTTGGACTCTTCCAGTAACAGCCAGCGCCCACCAGTTTTGCACTTAAAACTAAAAAGCTACacaaatatcaataaataatcaGCAATGTCAGTCATTTTTGGAACAAGACCCTGGTTtgtttcctttctctttttttttgttttgttttacaaagGAAGTAAAGATCACAAAAGCGTGTGCTCTGTGTGAGTTTTAAGGTGCTTTtgtaaactcaaactcaaaatgGGTCGTGCACAAGGGGAGCCAACCAGTTGCCGGTCGCTGCGTTTGTGATTCTAACTTGCCTTCTTGCtgaatatgtaaacatgttgaACACAGCAAAGTCTATGGGCGGGCCAAGAAAGCAGACTGGGTGGCATTCGCTCGTGCCAACTCCTTTCTAACCCtgacagaatgtgtgtgtgtgtgtgtgtgtgtgtgcgaaaaCATCATTTCCATCAAAATTTCAGCCACATTTGGAAAACCAATACTTCCCAAAAGGTGTATCCCAGTAACACACTGGTCGTTTAATGTGACCTATAAACATCTgtacatgcgcacacacacacacacaccgtcatggtcatttccccctctctctctctctgccacccaTCTGTTAGGGGAGGTTGCTGCTGATGTCCAGGGCTTGCTGGTACACCTGAGTCATGTCCTCCAGGTCCCCCAGCAAGGAGAAGCTGCCATTGTCCCCCGGGGAGCCTTTCGTTTTGGGGCCGCGGCTGAACTTTGATCCCTGGAGCGGCGGGGCGGCCTGGAAGCCCTTGAAGTTGGCGAGCTGCAGCAGGTTTTCGGCCGAGGCGCAGGCCCTGACGTTCGGCCGGAGGTGGGCGGTGGACGAATGCCACTCGGCCCCGCTGAGGGAGCCGGGCGACGGCGACGGGGCGGAGCTGTCCTCGCCGACGATGCTGGAGGGACGACTCTGACTGCGGGACAGACCCGAGTCGGCGGAGGGGTGAGGCTCGCCGAGGacgccggccgccgccgccgctgacgGAGGCCCGCTGTAGGTGGAGTACTTGCCGTTTCGCTTCAAGATGCCCTTTCTCCCCATCGCTCTCCGGGGTGGGGAGGAGGCCAGCAGAGACATACTGGCGCCCCCTAACAGCTCGGAGGACTCGCTGCGCTCTGGCGAGGAGTAGTACCCCGATTCCCGCTGTTGGTTGTTCTTTAAGATGCCTTTCCTGGGCAGGGAGGGCACCATCTTGGCTGGAGAGCCACCTCTCAGACtcagctcttcttcctcttcttgatCTGGACTCGAGGCGTCCTCTCCGCCTTCGGCCTGTCGGGGCAGCGCCGCCTGGCCCGACTCCACTTCATCCGGACCGGCGGACTGCTGCTCCCCGGTAACCCTGGTCTTCAGGATCCCTTTGGGTCTCTTCAGCCCCGGCTTGTCTTCTTCTCCACAGTGGGCCTGTCCGGCTTCGACGTTTTCCTTCTTGGACTTTTTGGGCCTCTGGCGCAGCAGCGGGGGGGGCGTGGCTGCGGCCTTGCCTCCAGAACCACGTGGCTCAGTGCGGTTCTGCCAGTCGATGAAGCGGGCCAGCATGGGCGAGCCTCCGTGATCGCGTTGGGTCTCGCAGTCGCACACACTGTTCTTCCAGCCCCAGTTTACCCACCAGTGGTTGGCTATGTCCTCCACGGTGGCCCGGCGCTCCGGGTTCACCATCAGCATCCAGCGGATCAGTCCTCGGGCGTCTAGAAGGAaacggaaggaggagaagaagaacctGTAAGCCGTCTCATCCTGCACAACACGTGGCGTAAAGATCCATTTGATCACATTATGCACCATTACGAGAACTGAGTGGAGAAGTGGAGAGTGAGTTTGATGCTGAAACTTGAGGCTGTTGAAATTCAAAGATGCTGGAACTGGATATCGTTGATGTGGGATTTTAGTTGCAATTATTCAATTAaaaggcttttaaaaataactaaagTGCTTTTACATccttaactagaatgggcactcggtagagcgcataccttcgcatatcacaagattgggcattgaattatgaaaatgttggcattagttgcatgccaattggacaaaaatgtatcgtgctatggtaaaaaaaaagatgttgacctttccatgaccttgacccgattgatcccaaaatctaatcaaatggtccccgaataataaccaatcatcccaccaaattccatgcgattcaagaagattttgacctgttcatgacctttgaccttgaaatttgacccgatcgatcccataatctaatcaactggtccccggataataaccaatcatcccatcaaatttcatgcgattcggttcaatactttttgaattctgcgaataacacgcatacaaataaataaataaatacacggcgatcaaaacataaccttccgcattttcaatgcgaaggtaataaaaggaTTGGTCACTAAATACTGTATGTTATTTTTCCATCGTTCAGTGTAAACCACAACAATGCATCGTGGCAGTGATGACATTCACACCTCAGAACTCAATAATAACAGCCATAAAGACACTTTTGGttcaaatgaatcataaatggCATTTTTGCATCCAGTTCCTGCAAAATGATtgactttcaattcaattcaattcagtttatttgtatagcccaatttcacaaataacgaatttgtctcagagtgctttacaatctgaacacatagacatccctgccccaaaacctcacatcggatcaggaaaaactcccaaataacccttcagggggaaaaaagggaagaaaccttcaggagagcaacagaggaggatccctctccaggctTCATTAAAAATTAAACCGTTAATGTGTAACCAAAAAGCAACGAGTGGGATATTATTGAGTTTCTTCACACTGTGTGGACGAGAAAAAGCATCATACATAACGGAGTGTGCCGATCACAAACTACGGTTCCCGCAGTACCTGAGGACTGAGTCGGTTCTTTGTAATCGCCGTTGCTAATCTGGCGAATGAGGTTCTTGTGGTCTCCACCATCAAATGGCATCGTCCCGTAGACCAGAGAATACAGCAGCACCCCAAGAGCCCAGCTGTCCACCTGGGGGGAACAAGAAAGATATGGTTAATAACCTGGTTTATTAAAGCACACGTGGTACACACGCCAGTGTTCCACATCATCAGAGCGGATCCATGAGTTGTACTTTTGAGTTCCCATCAATGAGCTCCACAACCACGTCTTCACACTAACACCACATGTGGACATCTCTGTGAAGGAGCGTGTGACTCTGCAGTGCTTCTCAGGCAGAGAATAATATGGCACAGTGTCTTTCATCTTCATAGTAATTATGACAAATGCTGGTACGCCGGTGGGGAAATGGCTTGTTTCACGCAGATAAATCCTCTCCTCTGAACACCCCCCGCTCTCACGCTATGTCCTGCTCTGCCAAGCAGAAGCGAACACTTTTCTGACCGCCAACCTAATGCAATGTGGCTTTCTAAGTAAGCGGTTACATAAGACGCTGTGTCCACATTGGGAAGTGGTGGGAGCGGAAGAGGGAAATGAGTCCAGCAGCATGAGATGGCAGAGTCGTGATAtcctggccccccccccccccccccgatgactCGCCGGAGACACGCTGCCATTCATTCGTCAGCAGAAgacctgtgtcagtgtgtgtgtgtgtgtgtgtcgactgtGGTTTAAGAGGAGGATGTTCTAAAGGAATGAGCGTCTGATGGCGGTGGCCGAAGCTATGAGACGTCGTCTAGGAAGAGGAAATCAGATAGCGCTGGTTAAAGAGCCAGTGTACTTCCTCAAAGCGTCTGGACCCACATCAAGAATGTCTCCCCCTCCTTTTGTCGCGGGTCCGTTCCCGAGGGCGAGACGGGGCACGAGCTATTGTTGTGTTCTGATTCCGTTGCTTGTGTTTGCTGTAATTTTGTGGCCTCACCCCAACGGCGGGGGGGGGTTCTGTAATTTAGATTGCAATCGAACTGCTGTAGTTTTTAGCACTCTGGAGTAAATTATAGTGAATTACGCTAAATTGAATGGTTGGACCTTGAATCTAAAAATGCACGTTTTTTCCCCGCTTTGTTTTATGTATCCGATGCAATTTTAGAGACGACGCCCTTCGGAGTGAGCCTGGAATTGCCAGATAAGTGGCTTTGGGGGGAGACAACTTCACTCTTGCTTTCACCAAAACTATTTGACTTTGACCATGTGCGTCTCTTTGAGGCTGTGGAAGCTCATTCCGATCCCATTAAGATGAAGAGAAAGTGAGGGAAAAACCATCCTCCAGTTGCTCACTTCAAAGGACCCAGACATTGTGGGAAGGGGAGGACAGGGAAGGGAAGAGATGCAGACAGCATCTGAGCTGACCCACTGCGGAGATGCAAGAGAGGCCTCCCTTTGACTGGAGACTAACGGTAATCTCATCAAAGAAGCAGAAAATAAAGCCCATCCACCTCTTTGTGTATGGCCGATGCGATGATGATAATCACTAGTGAGATAACAATAGTTATGAAAGCTATATAAGGTGAGCAATCTGGGGAGTTCAAAGCTAATATTAACAACCAGGGAGGACAATCATGACGATGGATACATAAAAGGGAATCCTGTGCTGAAAATACATAATCTTTGTACATAATCTATTGCTCTTTGTACATAATCTATTGCTCACTCATACTTCCATATCTAACTTATTGTGTGGACGTGTGGGGTTCGACCTATAAAACCTTGTTAAATTCAACAATTGTGTTACAAAAACGTGCGATacgcatcatgaataatgtcggctactatgagcacacaaaccctttaatttacagatcacgtgttatgaaatttaatgatttggtttattataaaataatgcagacaatgtacagagttaaagcaaagtcactgccagactgtgtacaaagtttattttcaatacatgagtgtaaatatgatttgagagatgtttgtaaattcacggtacaaaaggctaaaaaagggattaaaagaagatgtatttctgttgtaggggtccaattatggaataatgttgaaatggatgtaagaatggtgaactcctttttggttttcaagggaattatttataaaacaattcttgagagttataaatgtaattaaaaacgtattaatatggaagatgtatgtggtagtatatataaatatatttttattttttattttgtttattgttgttttgttgttgttttattttcatctttattttatattaatgttctgatttattttgatttcaatttaggataggaatttataagcattttttgcttctatctataccttttcagtctttctcttttgtatattatataggataatattgtattgtatttgatttgattgactgaataaaatacaaagaaagaaaaaaagaaagaaaatgaagttcacacacacacacacacacacaaaaacaagggTTTTCTTCATTGCCGCTGTTCACTGGGCCTCACCTCTGGGCCACGGTAAGGTCTCCCATTGACGATCTCTGGTGAAGCGTAGAGCGGGCTGCCGCAGAAGGTTTGCAGCAGCTTGTCCTTATGGTAGAGGTTGGACAGCCCGAAATCAGCAATCTGTGGAAACAAGGGAACGTGTTGATTGTTGATCCTTCACGTGAAGATCCTTTGAGGTGGGGTATGTCAGTCACACAGCGAAGGGACACACGCACCTTAATATTACAGTTTTCATCCAGTAGCACATTTTCCAGTTTCAGATCCCTGTGCACCACTCCATTCtgaaaggagaaaaagaagaaaaagaaaacacagcaaTGGTTAATGCACCGGTCGATGCATTATTCACGAGAGATGGATCCGAGTGATAAACAGTCCATTGTATTCAGAGATGATCTACTCGTACCAAGCTGGCTCGTAGCTCTCGGGGGAAATCAAGGCGGCCTGTTGGTCTCGTACTCTTTAATTGGTCTCGGCCTCCCTGGGGTCTTCATGCTGACATCTGCTgccattttcttttcaaaaaatCGACTCGCGTGCGTCACGTAAACATGAGCCTTTAACTACCGCGGATTGTATATATTTTCCGTTTTAGTCTGTCATTTTAGTTTGTCTTACATTCATATCTCGCCGTATGAATGGGGTTCTCACAAGATCAcgggataaaaaataaaaaaacgataTACCGTTAATGTTAACACCTGggcttaaaacaacaacaacaacactggatTTAATGTGGtatgcagacaggcagacagaagaACCAAGCACGGATGCAGAGGAGTGACTTCACCCGTCACTCGACCCCCACGAGGCTGTGCTCCGCACGGCATCTCCCATTGGTTATTGCCTGGCAGGGAGCTCATGCCCTCCTGCTTCTGATTGGTGCATACGAGGACGAAGCGGTTGTTTGCTTGTTGTGTAACTGACTCACACCACACCACCCGGTGGGAGGCTGTGGTTGGTGGCGATGACTCATGATTCATGGACGTCTAGGACTCTCCTATCCGAGgatcatgacatcatccctaTCTCCAGCTGGGAAGGGGATGAAAAGAGGGGAGCCCATCCAAACAAGCCCCGTCGACCTTGGGGTTTCGATGGGAGTTAGTGAGGTGTGGCTGGAGCGAAatctccagggggggggggggggagctttgGGGGTATCTGGGGACATCCATCAGTGCGTCAACAGATGAGGACAGAATTAATGCAGGGTCGGTTTGGCGCACTGTAATCGGAGTGTGAGCCTGAATTAAAGTTGCCTGTGTTCCTTCTTCACTCAGAAACAGATGACTCCCGGACACCAGCGCCAAGAAAAGCATACCGTGTCGGGCCTGCAGATGAACTGGCTATAAGGAGTACCGCGGAGCCGCGTGGTTAATGTTACACTGAGCACGCGGTGGTCtcggaaaaaaacaaagtccGGATGCGTGCGAGAGGAATGAAGGAGGCGACCGAGAGACCTGTTGTTGTGTCCTTCTCCCCCGTACGGCGCGGTCATGGCGTTGTTCTCACCTTGTGGCAGTGGTGCACGGCGGAGACTATCTGTCGGAAGAAGTGTCGCGTCTCCCGCTCGCTCAGGCGTCGCCGCTCGCTGATGTAGTCGTACAGCTCGCCCTTGCTGGCGTACTCCATCACGATCACGATCTTGTCCTTGTTCTCAAACACTGGGAAAGgattggaagaagaagaagaaaacaatcgGGGGTCCGTTAAACGTCTACTTTCCGCACGcgaaaagagaggagggaggacgaCTTGTAAAGTCACTCCACGTTCGTTCCGTCGGAATAGAAACGCAAATGGGCATTGTTGTGTAAAAAACAGAATAAACCAgttaaagacccccccccccccctacaacaTTTCGTTTTTTGGAGCAGGAATACGAATTCCAGCGGAGCACATTACATCTTTACATTTCTCCCAGGGTTACATCACCCCAACCCCACCTCGTGCCtctggctccttcacaacaacaCAAGGAGGGGCTGTTAACTCAATCAAGCCCACTCCTCGGAGACCAGAGcgagaaaaaaaccaaaaaaacaagagaGAACTCAGGAACCAAGACCCGGAGGGGAAGGGGTTCACTTTTTGCGAGACGCGGGGAGTACGCCGCGGTGTCGAGCGAGGCCCTCGACGCGTCGCCCTCCGCCGTTGCATCGCGTCAACGCGTTTTCACGACGCACTCCCGCATTCCTAAATCGCCACACCGAGTGTCCGCGTCACATCGATTATTGCGCAACGCTTTATTCAtacaagaaaaaaaggaatgagTCACTTAAGAGAGCATATACCCGGAGGATCATTCAACTGTGtcgtgtatatctgtgtgtgagttACAAGGAACGCCAAGTCATGGAGCTAATCTTGTATCTTTTGTTTACCAGTTAATGTCCTCGTACAACATCATTGAAATGTCTTTGTGCCTTAACTGAGAGCAGGGCTCGAATTGAAAGGGTGACTCGTTGCACATCTGGTGCCCGGCGATAGTAATGTTATTACAGTTGTACGACTGTTATGCCTTCCCATCCCACTGCAGTCCCCAAAAACATATCATTCTGTGTCAGCGTTTAGCCTTCCAGTGTGTAATTCAAACTTGGCAACATCTTTCTCTCCCAGCGCCTCGGCACGGAGGGAATGAAGATGGCGAAGGCGGTGGGGAGAGAAAAGGCCGAGGGAATGCTGAGGACATGATGACGACAACGCAGTCAGTCGCGTTGCTCCGTATTGTACGGGGGTTTGATTTTCCCACACAGCGGGGTCAccggggttggggggggggggggctctgctctctgcaccCTTGAGTGAGCGCCTTCATAGTTTATCACACAATCCCAGGGTcctttttttagaaaaaaagacgTAATCctctacaaaaacacacagttgCTGAGTGATGGTAATGCTCTCTGATTGTGACTGTCTGGCTGctcggggggggtgggggggggggggggtggacagaGCGCTGACCCGGACTGACATTCGTGGTGAGGAGTGGAGTAGGCCTACTATTGATGCAGATGATAAAGAAGCAAGCATTGGACACTTACAACGTCCTGATTTAAGTGGTGACATGAACTCAACAGGTTATTTAATCAATAGGTTATTATTTCCTGAACTTATCTAATTTGAATAGAGATGTTCAGAGTTTAAATTAGGCGTTTTTCATCTTTATATGCAATATAATAAACACAACGCAACTCACAGccccgtgtgtgtctgttaaaAACGGATACCTCCTCTGtatttctctttccctccttaAAAGTACAGTTTGACGCTTTAGGAAATTAGCTTAATCGCTCTCTTGCTGAGAGTTAGATAAGGAGATCTATACCAAAAGTATCTGTCAGGTAAATATACGGCTACATGATTAGTTTAACTTAGCCGTAACACAAGAaacgtggggtgggggggggctatcATGACGGTGTCCCATCTGTCGACCACCACCTCTAAAACTCATTGATGAAcacaagtttatttttattaatgctctaatgtgcacccgctgctgtgatcctgaaatgtcccaactgtgggactaataaaggattatct
Encoded proteins:
- the nuak1b gene encoding NUAK family SNF1-like kinase 1, with product METAYLSPHRGSTLPLAQRGQTSAGKPAGGDLSPPPPAPSPPAGSSVEGTPAGGDGRRNSGVKKHHHKHNLKHRYELLETLGRGTYGKVKKAIERRSGREVAIKSIRKEKIKDDQDMVHIRREIEIMSSLRHPHIISIYEVFENKDKIVIVMEYASKGELYDYISERRRLSERETRHFFRQIVSAVHHCHKNGVVHRDLKLENVLLDENCNIKIADFGLSNLYHKDKLLQTFCGSPLYASPEIVNGRPYRGPEVDSWALGVLLYSLVYGTMPFDGGDHKNLIRQISNGDYKEPTQSSDARGLIRWMLMVNPERRATVEDIANHWWVNWGWKNSVCDCETQRDHGGSPMLARFIDWQNRTEPRGSGGKAAATPPPLLRQRPKKSKKENVEAGQAHCGEEDKPGLKRPKGILKTRVTGEQQSAGPDEVESGQAALPRQAEGGEDASSPDQEEEEELSLRGGSPAKMVPSLPRKGILKNNQQRESGYYSSPERSESSELLGGASMSLLASSPPRRAMGRKGILKRNGKYSTYSGPPSAAAAAGVLGEPHPSADSGLSRSQSRPSSIVGEDSSAPSPSPGSLSGAEWHSSTAHLRPNVRACASAENLLQLANFKGFQAAPPLQGSKFSRGPKTKGSPGDNGSFSLLGDLEDMTQVYQQALDISSNLP